The Kroppenstedtia pulmonis genome has a segment encoding these proteins:
- the rnpM gene encoding RNase P modulator RnpM — protein MKVRRVPMRKCIASQEMFPKKELIRVVRTPDNEILIDPTGKKSGRGAYLCARPEYVDMAKKKKALDRALKTRVADEVYEQLYEYIATRKNDG, from the coding sequence ATGAAAGTGAGAAGAGTACCAATGCGCAAATGCATCGCTTCTCAGGAGATGTTTCCCAAAAAGGAACTGATTCGTGTTGTTCGAACACCTGATAATGAAATTCTCATCGACCCTACAGGTAAAAAATCTGGAAGAGGTGCCTATCTTTGCGCCCGTCCTGAGTATGTGGATATGGCCAAGAAAAAAAAGGCGCTGGATCGGGCCTTGAAAACCCGGGTGGCGGATGAGGTGTACGAACAACTTTATGAATATATCGCCACCAGGAAAAATGATGGATAA
- a CDS encoding YlxQ family RNA-binding protein, which translates to MDKLHQLLGLAARAGKLVSGEEQVLRAIRSGSAFIVLLSEDAASNAAKKISDKCNYYRVPLSKAGTRRELGRAIGKGERVVIAVTDPGFSKTMRKWIRVTDGGDQFDENTRI; encoded by the coding sequence ATGGATAAATTGCATCAACTGTTGGGCCTTGCTGCACGGGCGGGCAAGTTGGTATCGGGAGAAGAGCAGGTGTTGCGGGCTATCCGCTCTGGATCAGCTTTTATCGTCTTGCTTTCTGAAGATGCTGCCAGCAATGCCGCCAAAAAAATCTCGGACAAATGCAACTACTACCGTGTTCCGCTGTCAAAAGCGGGAACCCGCCGCGAACTGGGCCGTGCCATCGGAAAAGGGGAACGAGTGGTGATCGCTGTTACCGATCCCGGCTTTTCCAAAACGATGAGAAAATGGATCCGAGTAACTGACGGGGGTGACCAATTTGACGAAAATACGCGTATATGA
- the truB gene encoding tRNA pseudouridine(55) synthase TruB → MLHGVIPVLKPAGMTSHDVVAQIRRYSGQKRVGHTGTLDPDVKGVLPVCLGQATRIAEYIQQMPKRYQGTLVLGVSTDTQDASGIILDRKEVVQLTSEEVDEVFAGFVGKVSQVPPMYSAIKVKGRRLYEWAREGKEVIRQPRDIHIYHLKRTGMTEGDFPCIHFDVECSKGTYVRTLCVDLGQALGYPAHMSHLIRTTSGPFVLQDSFSLEEIKEIASADLWKDILVEPGDALVHLPSLIISKEDYVHVMNGMALEWPGFAADVPDSGLFRVFTEEGTFCAVYRWGDEGRAYPEKVFRVR, encoded by the coding sequence ATGCTGCATGGTGTGATCCCTGTCTTGAAACCTGCAGGTATGACTTCCCATGACGTGGTAGCACAAATCCGGCGCTATTCCGGGCAAAAGCGGGTGGGACACACAGGAACTCTGGACCCGGATGTGAAAGGGGTGTTGCCTGTCTGTCTGGGACAGGCTACCCGAATTGCTGAATATATTCAACAAATGCCAAAACGGTATCAGGGAACATTGGTACTAGGGGTATCCACGGATACACAGGATGCTTCCGGCATCATACTGGACCGAAAAGAAGTGGTTCAACTGACTTCGGAAGAAGTCGATGAGGTATTCGCCGGATTTGTTGGGAAAGTAAGCCAAGTCCCCCCTATGTATTCAGCGATAAAAGTGAAGGGTCGACGTTTGTATGAATGGGCCAGAGAAGGAAAAGAAGTGATACGTCAACCACGGGATATTCACATTTATCATTTAAAACGAACGGGGATGACAGAGGGGGATTTTCCCTGTATTCATTTTGATGTAGAATGTTCCAAAGGGACATATGTACGAACCCTTTGTGTTGATCTGGGACAGGCATTGGGTTATCCGGCCCATATGTCTCATCTGATCCGGACTACCAGCGGACCCTTTGTCTTGCAGGATTCCTTTTCTTTGGAAGAAATAAAAGAGATTGCATCAGCGGATTTATGGAAGGACATATTGGTGGAACCGGGTGATGCCTTGGTCCATCTTCCCAGCTTGATTATATCGAAGGAAGACTATGTCCATGTAATGAATGGTATGGCACTGGAGTGGCCCGGTTTTGCCGCAGATGTTCCGGATTCCGGTCTGTTTCGGGTGTTTACGGAAGAAGGAACATTTTGTGCTGTGTATCGCTGGGGAGATGAAGGAAGAGCTTATCCAGAAAAAGTTTTTCGGGTTAGGTGA
- the rpsO gene encoding 30S ribosomal protein S15: MSLSLERKREIISEFKTHENDTGSPEVQIAILTTRINELNDHLRVHKKDHHSRRGLLKMVGQRRNLLNYLKKNDIARYRTLIGKLGLRR, from the coding sequence ATGAGCTTGTCTTTGGAACGCAAGCGTGAAATTATCAGCGAATTTAAGACTCATGAGAATGATACTGGGTCTCCGGAAGTGCAGATCGCGATTTTGACCACGCGGATCAATGAATTGAATGATCATCTGCGGGTTCATAAAAAAGATCATCACTCCCGTCGCGGTTTGTTAAAGATGGTCGGGCAGCGTCGCAACCTGCTCAACTATCTGAAGAAAAACGATATCGCGCGGTACCGGACGTTAATCGGAAAACTGGGATTGCGCCGGTAG
- the rimP gene encoding ribosome maturation factor RimP, with protein sequence MSRNVAEAVEKLALPILEEEGLELYDTEFTKEGKDWFLRVYIEKPEGKVDLDDCGRVSERLSKELDRSDLITRSYYLDVSSPGVERPLKKGKHFEQAVGKRIFLKTYEAVEGRKKFEGELLRYTPENLTVDVDGVQVEIPMDKVAKARRVLMF encoded by the coding sequence TTGAGCCGTAATGTGGCAGAAGCCGTGGAGAAATTGGCATTGCCGATCCTGGAAGAAGAAGGATTGGAGCTGTACGACACGGAATTCACAAAGGAAGGTAAAGATTGGTTTTTAAGAGTGTATATTGAAAAACCGGAGGGGAAAGTGGATCTGGATGATTGCGGTCGGGTCAGTGAGCGGCTCAGTAAAGAGTTGGACCGCAGTGACCTGATTACCAGATCCTATTATTTAGACGTTTCCTCTCCAGGTGTGGAAAGACCATTGAAAAAAGGAAAACACTTTGAACAGGCGGTGGGAAAGAGGATTTTCCTGAAAACCTATGAGGCCGTCGAAGGTCGGAAAAAGTTTGAGGGGGAATTACTCCGATACACTCCGGAAAATCTCACCGTGGATGTCGATGGAGTTCAAGTGGAGATTCCGATGGATAAAGTGGCAAAAGCCCGGCGGGTCCTCATGTTTTAA
- the infB gene encoding translation initiation factor IF-2 has product MNMSSKEVLTILKRMDMEVNNHMSVMDDEMVQKVEKFFKDVKQGAEKSEQKTAGKQPKETRQNKVKSGQSKSNGNKAKPASKQGQRGPRQEASGTRNNRKGGSGQNRSSSFQKGGGRNRRGGNRRDQKKSHHREKMAPVLPSEIEVTGPLSVGDFAKLLRREASEVIKKLMVLGTMATINQEIDVDTMSLVAEEFNVKVNYKEVIDESAFEELEEYDDPKDLTERPPVVTIMGHVDHGKTTLLDTIRHSRVTAGEAGGITQHIGAYQVEVNNKKITFLDTPGHAAFTTMRARGARVTDITILVVAADDGVMPQTVEAINHAKAAEVPIIVAVNKMDKPEANPDRVKQQLAEHNLIPEDWGGDTIFVPVSAMKGERIDELLEMVLLVAEVQEYKANSNKRARGIVIEAELDKGRGAVATILVQNGTLSVGDTMVAGSYFGKVRAMVDDRGQRVKKAGPSTPIEILGLSDVPEAGDPFIVYEDEKKARDIALKRNEKRRAEEWGANSRVTLDDLYKQIKEGEMKDLNIIIKADVQGSAEAVRGSLEKIDVQGVRVNIIHSGVGAITESDVILASASNAIIIGFNVRPEPNARTMAEEEKVDIRLHRVIYKALEEIEAAMKGMLDPEYQDKMVGRAEVRQTFKVSKVGTIAGCYVTEGKVVRDGKAQLIRDGVVVHEGDIDTLKRFKDDAKEVSQGYECGIMLKNFNDIKEGDIIEVFILEEIKH; this is encoded by the coding sequence ATGAATATGAGCAGTAAAGAAGTGTTGACCATCCTGAAAAGGATGGATATGGAAGTGAATAATCATATGAGTGTCATGGATGATGAAATGGTACAGAAAGTAGAAAAATTTTTTAAAGATGTTAAGCAGGGGGCGGAGAAATCGGAACAGAAAACAGCCGGCAAACAGCCGAAAGAGACGAGACAAAACAAGGTGAAATCAGGACAAAGTAAATCAAATGGCAATAAAGCCAAACCAGCCAGCAAACAGGGACAACGTGGGCCACGGCAGGAGGCTTCCGGGACTCGTAACAATCGCAAAGGCGGGTCCGGACAGAATCGTTCCTCCAGTTTTCAAAAAGGCGGCGGACGAAACCGACGTGGGGGGAACCGCCGTGATCAGAAGAAATCACATCATCGTGAAAAAATGGCACCGGTTCTCCCATCGGAAATTGAAGTGACAGGTCCGTTGTCAGTGGGGGATTTTGCCAAGTTGCTTCGTCGTGAAGCTTCTGAAGTGATCAAGAAATTGATGGTACTCGGAACCATGGCAACCATCAATCAAGAAATCGATGTGGATACCATGAGTCTGGTAGCGGAAGAATTCAATGTAAAGGTAAATTATAAAGAAGTGATTGATGAGTCAGCCTTTGAGGAACTGGAAGAGTATGATGATCCCAAGGACTTGACAGAACGTCCCCCGGTTGTGACGATTATGGGCCATGTGGATCACGGAAAAACCACTTTGTTGGATACGATTCGTCACTCCAGAGTTACTGCAGGGGAAGCTGGCGGAATTACTCAACACATCGGTGCGTACCAGGTGGAAGTCAATAATAAGAAGATTACCTTTTTGGATACGCCGGGTCATGCGGCCTTTACGACAATGAGAGCCCGTGGTGCCCGAGTGACGGACATCACCATTTTGGTGGTGGCTGCAGATGATGGTGTTATGCCTCAAACGGTAGAAGCGATCAATCATGCCAAAGCCGCTGAAGTGCCGATTATTGTTGCGGTTAACAAGATGGATAAACCGGAAGCCAATCCCGATCGAGTGAAACAGCAATTGGCAGAACACAATCTGATCCCGGAAGATTGGGGCGGGGATACTATTTTTGTTCCCGTGTCCGCTATGAAAGGGGAAAGGATCGATGAGTTGTTGGAGATGGTTCTGTTGGTGGCGGAAGTGCAGGAATATAAAGCCAACTCCAACAAACGTGCCCGTGGGATTGTCATTGAAGCGGAACTGGACAAAGGACGGGGAGCCGTAGCCACTATTCTGGTTCAAAACGGAACGTTGTCCGTGGGAGATACCATGGTTGCAGGAAGTTATTTCGGTAAGGTGCGGGCCATGGTGGATGATCGGGGTCAACGAGTTAAAAAAGCCGGTCCTTCCACTCCCATTGAAATTCTGGGACTTTCTGACGTACCGGAAGCAGGGGATCCATTCATCGTTTATGAAGATGAGAAAAAAGCCCGTGACATTGCTCTTAAACGGAATGAGAAGAGACGGGCGGAAGAATGGGGAGCCAATAGCCGTGTCACCCTGGATGATCTGTATAAACAGATCAAAGAAGGGGAGATGAAAGATCTTAACATCATTATTAAAGCGGATGTACAGGGATCTGCGGAAGCAGTTCGAGGTTCCCTGGAAAAAATTGATGTTCAAGGAGTCCGGGTCAATATCATCCACTCCGGTGTTGGGGCTATTACTGAATCCGATGTGATTCTGGCTTCCGCATCCAATGCCATCATCATTGGCTTTAATGTCCGTCCGGAACCAAATGCCCGTACCATGGCAGAAGAAGAAAAGGTAGACATTCGACTGCATCGGGTTATTTATAAAGCGCTGGAAGAGATTGAAGCTGCCATGAAAGGGATGCTGGACCCTGAGTATCAAGATAAAATGGTGGGTCGTGCAGAAGTCCGACAAACCTTTAAGGTGTCCAAGGTGGGAACCATCGCAGGTTGCTATGTAACGGAAGGAAAGGTAGTTCGGGATGGCAAGGCCCAATTAATCCGTGACGGTGTGGTGGTTCATGAAGGTGATATTGACACACTGAAGCGATTTAAGGATGATGCCAAAGAGGTATCCCAGGGTTACGAATGTGGTATCATGCTGAAAAACTTTAATGATATTAAGGAAGGAGACATCATCGAAGTCTTCATCCTGGAAGAAATCAAGCATTAA
- a CDS encoding bifunctional riboflavin kinase/FAD synthetase, with the protein METIQLSYPFSLQDSPPPTVLAIGYFDGVHLGHRAVIERAKSLAERLGAAVGVMTFHPHPREVLGKGDISHYLTPFQEKREIFEHLGVDRTYVMRFDREFASLSKEDFVENVLMPLNVKGIAVGFNFSFAKGAEGTAKDLADLGQGRFEVEITPPIYQDEIPLSSTRIREALSEGRVELATDILGRPYAFQGKVAHGDHRGRKIGFPTANLLLEEAYFPLDTGVYVVKASWKENERYGVMNVGYRPTFHDADVRPTMEVHLLDTNEDLYGLNMAVSVLHRLRSERKFPSIDALVDQIRKDEKEARSWLESKGLS; encoded by the coding sequence ATGGAGACCATCCAATTATCATATCCTTTTTCATTGCAAGACTCCCCTCCCCCTACTGTCTTGGCCATTGGTTATTTTGACGGAGTCCATCTGGGACATCGAGCCGTGATTGAGAGGGCCAAGAGTTTGGCAGAACGGCTGGGAGCAGCTGTGGGTGTGATGACTTTTCATCCCCATCCGCGAGAGGTTTTGGGGAAAGGGGATATCAGTCACTATCTCACTCCCTTTCAAGAGAAAAGGGAGATATTTGAGCACCTGGGTGTAGATCGTACTTATGTGATGCGGTTTGATCGGGAGTTTGCCTCTTTAAGCAAAGAGGATTTCGTCGAAAATGTGTTGATGCCTCTCAATGTGAAAGGAATTGCTGTGGGTTTTAATTTTTCTTTCGCCAAGGGAGCCGAGGGAACAGCAAAAGATCTGGCCGACCTTGGTCAAGGGCGGTTTGAGGTGGAGATTACGCCCCCTATATATCAAGATGAAATCCCTTTAAGCAGTACCCGAATCCGGGAAGCCTTATCGGAAGGCCGAGTCGAGCTGGCCACAGATATCCTGGGACGCCCCTATGCATTTCAGGGGAAAGTTGCTCACGGTGATCACCGGGGGAGAAAGATCGGTTTTCCCACGGCCAATCTTTTGTTGGAGGAAGCCTATTTCCCACTTGATACTGGCGTATATGTTGTAAAAGCTTCGTGGAAGGAAAATGAGAGGTATGGCGTAATGAATGTCGGCTACCGTCCCACTTTTCATGATGCCGATGTGCGTCCCACGATGGAAGTTCACCTGTTGGATACGAATGAGGACTTATACGGTTTGAATATGGCAGTATCGGTTCTTCACCGACTTCGCTCTGAACGAAAGTTTCCTTCCATTGATGCTCTGGTTGATCAGATCCGTAAGGATGAAAAAGAGGCTCGTAGTTGGTTGGAATCAAAGGGGTTGTCCTAA
- the rbfA gene encoding 30S ribosome-binding factor RbfA: MARIRASRVGEQVKKELSHVLQHEMKDPRIGFVTITAVEMSGDLQQAKVFISVLGDEEQKRQTLDGLDKAKGYLRTEVGRRIHLRHTPELIFKFDESIEHGQHISKLLEEVNRDESGNR; encoded by the coding sequence ATGGCCCGCATACGCGCGAGTCGAGTCGGCGAACAGGTTAAAAAAGAACTAAGCCATGTTTTGCAACATGAAATGAAGGATCCTCGGATCGGCTTTGTAACGATTACGGCAGTGGAAATGAGCGGTGACCTGCAACAGGCAAAGGTCTTTATCAGTGTTTTAGGTGATGAGGAACAGAAGAGACAAACCTTGGACGGATTGGACAAGGCAAAGGGATATCTTCGGACTGAGGTCGGCCGGCGTATCCATTTGCGTCACACACCGGAGTTGATTTTTAAGTTTGATGAGTCCATTGAACATGGGCAACATATTTCTAAATTGTTGGAGGAAGTGAACCGGGATGAGTCCGGTAATCGATGA
- a CDS encoding DHH family phosphoesterase, which produces MSPVIDDPWSEACRFVEEKDRFLVISHLHPDGDAIGSTLAVGYVLKKLGKEVVMVNESPVPRKFLFLPGAGEIKSSEALLSEDVLFSSAIAVDCADEERMGTAKNLLEPSATLLNIDHHSTNNRFGTVNLVLPDAAATAEILCQWSDELGVKWDRDLATCLYTGLLTDTGGFRYSNTTPLVMELASRLLRCGVDNHGIADRALETLSRGQVELIRQALATLSFSNDGLISWMWLTQDDYRMTGAGEEDLDGIVNYARNVEGVDVGILFRETQTGEIKVSLRSREQVDVGALAQLFGGGGHARAAGCTLKGRREEVEEILLERVSDALQRS; this is translated from the coding sequence ATGAGTCCGGTAATCGATGATCCCTGGAGTGAGGCCTGCAGGTTTGTGGAGGAGAAGGATCGTTTTTTGGTCATATCCCATCTTCACCCTGATGGAGATGCCATCGGTTCCACCTTGGCTGTCGGTTATGTATTGAAAAAGTTGGGGAAAGAAGTCGTAATGGTAAATGAATCACCTGTTCCCCGGAAGTTTCTGTTTCTTCCAGGTGCAGGAGAGATAAAGTCTTCGGAAGCCTTATTATCAGAGGATGTTCTTTTTTCCTCCGCCATTGCCGTGGATTGTGCAGACGAAGAGCGAATGGGAACGGCCAAGAATTTGTTGGAACCGTCGGCAACCCTGTTGAACATCGACCACCACTCCACCAACAATCGGTTTGGTACAGTTAATCTTGTCCTCCCTGATGCTGCGGCAACAGCCGAAATCCTGTGTCAATGGTCAGATGAGCTGGGAGTAAAGTGGGATCGTGATCTGGCCACTTGTCTTTATACAGGATTATTGACAGACACAGGGGGGTTTCGTTATTCCAATACCACACCTTTGGTGATGGAGCTGGCTTCCCGCCTTCTCCGGTGCGGGGTGGACAACCATGGGATTGCGGACAGGGCATTGGAGACTCTGAGCCGTGGGCAGGTTGAATTGATTCGGCAAGCATTGGCGACCCTTTCTTTTTCCAACGATGGTCTGATCAGCTGGATGTGGTTGACACAGGATGATTATCGGATGACTGGCGCCGGGGAAGAAGACCTGGACGGAATTGTCAACTATGCCCGGAATGTTGAAGGCGTAGATGTCGGGATTTTGTTTCGGGAAACGCAAACTGGGGAAATCAAGGTAAGTCTTCGTTCCCGGGAACAGGTGGATGTCGGCGCTTTGGCTCAATTATTCGGTGGAGGCGGTCATGCCCGGGCGGCAGGATGCACACTCAAAGGAAGGCGGGAGGAAGTGGAAGAAATCCTGCTGGAACGTGTATCAGATGCCTTGCAAAGGAGCTGA
- a CDS encoding DUF503 domain-containing protein, which yields MVVAVLECRCRVLGSTSLKDKRRAVKSGLSRIRSRFNLSVAEVGAQDHRQWAELAVAGVGSNRRLLEQELTQARKLLEQIDDLEIMDADIIFL from the coding sequence ATGGTTGTCGCCGTTCTGGAATGTCGTTGCCGGGTTTTGGGTTCCACCTCTCTGAAAGATAAGCGACGTGCAGTGAAAAGTGGATTGTCTCGAATCCGCAGTCGGTTTAATTTGTCAGTGGCAGAGGTAGGAGCCCAGGATCATCGGCAATGGGCGGAGTTGGCCGTTGCCGGTGTGGGAAGCAACCGACGTTTATTGGAGCAGGAGTTGACCCAGGCCCGTAAGCTGTTGGAACAGATCGATGACTTGGAAATCATGGATGCGGATATCATTTTTTTGTGA
- the nusA gene encoding transcription termination factor NusA: protein MNVEFIEALSQLEKEKGISKEVLIEAIEAALISGYKRNFHSAQNVRVDIDRDSGRVRVFARKTVVEEVLDPRLEISLDAAEEINPSHELDDIVEIEVTPADFGRIAAQTAKQVVTQRIREAERSIIYEEFVDREEDIVTGIVQRSDNRHYYIDLGRVEALLPHTETMPGERFKHNDRVKAFITRVEKSTKGPQVFVSRTHPGLLKRLFELEVPEIYDGIVEIRSVAREAGYRSKIAVASQEEQVDPVGACVGHRGMRVQTVVNELRGEKIDIVRYSDEPVEFVSNSLSPSKVISVEIEEEEKVARVVVPDHQLSLAIGKEGQNARLAAKLTGWKIDIKNESEVDEKSDPLSGDSDDKTVKEE, encoded by the coding sequence ATGAATGTTGAGTTCATCGAAGCCCTCAGCCAGTTGGAAAAAGAAAAGGGCATCAGCAAAGAGGTGTTGATCGAGGCGATCGAGGCCGCATTGATTTCCGGTTATAAACGAAACTTTCATTCTGCTCAAAATGTCCGGGTGGATATTGACCGGGATTCGGGGCGGGTTCGTGTTTTTGCCCGCAAAACAGTGGTGGAAGAGGTATTGGATCCGCGATTGGAAATCTCTTTGGATGCGGCAGAAGAGATTAATCCTTCTCACGAATTGGATGATATCGTCGAAATCGAAGTGACACCGGCTGATTTTGGGCGTATTGCCGCGCAAACGGCTAAACAGGTCGTCACTCAACGGATTCGGGAAGCAGAGAGAAGCATCATCTATGAAGAATTTGTGGATCGTGAAGAAGACATTGTTACCGGTATCGTTCAACGCTCCGATAACCGGCACTATTATATTGATCTGGGAAGAGTGGAGGCGTTGCTTCCCCATACGGAAACCATGCCAGGGGAGCGCTTTAAACACAATGATCGTGTAAAAGCCTTTATTACCAGGGTGGAGAAATCAACCAAAGGTCCCCAGGTATTTGTTTCCCGGACGCATCCCGGCTTGTTGAAACGACTGTTTGAGTTGGAAGTTCCCGAGATTTATGACGGAATCGTAGAAATTCGTTCCGTAGCCAGAGAGGCAGGATATCGTTCCAAAATTGCCGTTGCCTCTCAGGAGGAACAAGTGGATCCAGTGGGAGCCTGTGTGGGACATCGCGGGATGCGGGTCCAAACGGTTGTCAATGAACTTCGGGGAGAAAAAATCGACATCGTCCGTTATTCGGATGAACCGGTGGAATTCGTGTCCAACTCACTCAGCCCTTCCAAGGTGATCAGTGTGGAAATTGAAGAAGAAGAGAAAGTGGCCCGTGTGGTTGTTCCGGATCACCAACTCTCTTTAGCAATTGGTAAAGAAGGGCAAAATGCCCGATTGGCTGCCAAATTAACCGGTTGGAAAATCGATATTAAGAATGAATCTGAAGTGGATGAAAAGTCGGATCCCCTTTCAGGTGATTCGGATGACAAAACAGTAAAGGAAGAGTAG